One Drosophila ananassae strain 14024-0371.13 chromosome XR, ASM1763931v2, whole genome shotgun sequence genomic window, GACATCGCCCTGGATGACGATCTCGTCCTCGCCGGTAACTGATGATCCGCAGGCGAACTTTGTGCCAAAGAATTTGGCTGCCACTTTGAGATCAATGTCTGCAAGatatattttatgaaatattaggcacaacaataaaataatataaaaatatagcaATGACTTGGCACATTTTCATTTCCTAGATATGGACATGGACTATCCGGATGGAAGGAGTCTTGGATCTTGGGAATCTGCAGGACTCTCCGCCATAACTCACCGAAAGTGCTCAGTCCTGTTACAACGGTCACGGATTTCTTCTTGCCACGTGCAGCCCGGGAGACGCAGATTTTCTTGGGCACATCCTCCTTCTTCTTGACGCGGAGCAGGCCCTTGCCGCCGCGCTTCTGGCGCTTCTTGTCATCATCGGCGCCGTCAGCGGATGCGGACTCCTCCTCGATTTTCAGGCGCTCGAAGTCATCGGGCATGTTGCGCTCCAGCCACTCCTTGCACTTCTCGTACTCCGGGTAGTACTCGCAGTACTACAATGTGAAATTTGAATGTTATATTAAGGATGTAGCCGAATTATGGTCTAATTTTGGAAGGCTGGAACTTACCTCGATGGGCATTGTGCAGTGGCCGCAGTATTTCATCTTGATGGGATAGGTTACACCCTCGCGGGGACCCACTTGGAGCCGCTCCGCCACATTGTTAACTCCGACGTCCTCGTTCGTCATTTTATTTGCTTAAATTGGCTAGtttttatgattaaaattgttaatattCCGGCTGGGCCACAATTTTTGCAACAATGTGACCAGAGGCGGCAAGTCACTGACACCCAAAGATGGCAAACTCGAAACGACACTATCGATAACTATCGGTTCGAAAAAAGTGCGCGaaaaattaaagttaaaaaaaaaagctttttttaaattaaatatataattaatatacaCTTAAAGCTTTAATGAATGAGCCAAAAATATAAGTAATATCGATTAAAACTTTCGCGGGAGAAAGCTTAAAATATACCAGAAATGAATCTGGTATTTTGTGGCCATATTGGTGTGGCCATTGCACTGACCGATGAACAAGAACTTTGAGGCGGAATCCACTAAGATTTGGGGATCGAGGCGCTGCCAGATTTAAAAATGCGGTGATAGCAACAGTCGAAATGCACTCCCACACCAACGAGGCGACAGCCACCAGCACCAGCGGCGGCGGAGGGGGCGGCACGGCCGGGGGAACCGGAGCGGCAGGAGGATTCGCCGCCACTGGAACTTCCGGAGGCGGCAGCACCGAGGGCAAGATCCGCTGCATATTCCTCAGCGAGTTCCACGCCACAGCGGGGTGCAAGATAAGCTGCCAGGTGAGCGGACTCCCACAGATAATCATCCAATAGACACTGATAACAGTTCCCATACTTCCCGATTACAGGTGCCCGAAAACTACATCTCCAAGGACGTGTTTGACGCCATCAATGTCTACATTATACCCAAGCAGCATCTGCAGCGCTGCATCCTCACCGTTAATGCCATGGATGTGAAGATCGTGGGATATCCGGTGGGTATCCAGGATCAGCAGAAGTATCCCCGCAATGCCTTCCTCTTCAATCTCTGCTTCGTTTGCGATTCCCGGGCGCGGAGTGTTCAGTACGAGCCGGTGGTGAAGAAGTTATCCGAGTACCTTATCATGATGGAGGAGGAGTCCTGCTTCCTGTCGCGCGAGGACGACAAGCGCCGGCTGCAGAACATCTTTGAGACTGTGCTGCGCGATCTGAACGAGCGCAAGGTGGCGACCATTGTCGAGGGCGACAATACCATATACCTGAAAATCGTTATGCACAAGCCGGATCCGCCGCCGGTGAAGGATCACATGGTGCCACTGCTGTTGGCCAACCTCAGGGATGCACCGCTGGACAACTGGGACCTGACCACGCAACAGGTAAGGGAATAGCTCCTAAAATGTCCCAGTAATCATCCAATCTTCGCTAGATTCTTCCCTACATCAATGGCATTAATCATGTGGCGCGGATAGCTGCGGAGGCCGATGTGGAAACGGATCTGGTCAAGTCGTGCATTCAGAATCTGGTCTACTACGGCGTGGTGCAGCTGCTGCCCATTCTGAAGTACAGCAACGTGTACATGACCCAAAACCTGAAGCACCTTATCCAGAGCGCTGCGCTAAGCGGAGCGTGCCGCACATATGTGGCTCTGCGGCCCGACAAGACGCTGCCCAGCG contains:
- the LOC6504493 gene encoding GATOR complex protein NPRL2 yields the protein MHSHTNEATATSTSGGGGGGTAGGTGAAGGFAATGTSGGGSTEGKIRCIFLSEFHATAGCKISCQVPENYISKDVFDAINVYIIPKQHLQRCILTVNAMDVKIVGYPVGIQDQQKYPRNAFLFNLCFVCDSRARSVQYEPVVKKLSEYLIMMEEESCFLSREDDKRRLQNIFETVLRDLNERKVATIVEGDNTIYLKIVMHKPDPPPVKDHMVPLLLANLRDAPLDNWDLTTQQILPYINGINHVARIAAEADVETDLVKSCIQNLVYYGVVQLLPILKYSNVYMTQNLKHLIQSAALSGACRTYVALRPDKTLPSVQRIFQFYASMTHGVTLRAICQRLCPQQHNIDERRMVIFGLQHRFIRCIHKYPVFTGSVPSGRQKMYTGLISFDEICCKTGLSPCTIERDIEKDTNVTVIWK
- the LOC6504425 gene encoding density-regulated protein homolog, encoding MTNEDVGVNNVAERLQVGPREGVTYPIKMKYCGHCTMPIEYCEYYPEYEKCKEWLERNMPDDFERLKIEEESASADGADDDKKRQKRGGKGLLRVKKKEDVPKKICVSRAARGKKKSVTVVTGLSTFDIDLKVAAKFFGTKFACGSSVTGEDEIVIQGDVKDDLFDVIPDKWSEIDEDVIEDLGDQKR